The Piliocolobus tephrosceles isolate RC106 unplaced genomic scaffold, ASM277652v3 unscaffolded_38372, whole genome shotgun sequence DNA window CGGCGCTGTTCTTCCTCCCACTCTTTCACCCATGGTGATAGACTTCCTGTATTATCCCGTAGGGGTTAGTTACGAAGAAGGCGGGTTCCCTTAGCAATAGGGCTGGGGTAGACTGAACATCGGTGCTGCCACCTACTGGGATTTTCAggacaaatttaaaaagtactattCCAGGGAGAGTGAACATTAATTCCAATATGTTATCTGCCTCTTCCATTTCCGTCTATTTATTCCCTTGATTCTCTAGGAAGGACATGATccttaatatttgtctttttttctcatccAACTGTAACAGTCTGTTCTACCACCAACGCTTTTATTTTGCAGATCATAAAGGAATTTATCAATAAAAGTTTGACGGAGAAGGCAAATATCCCTCCCTCTGAGGTGCTGCTCACGTCTCTCTGGTCCTTGTCTGTGGCCATATTCTCCGTCGGGGGTATGATCGGCTCCTTTTCCGTCGGACTCTTTGTCAACCGCTTTGGCAGGTATTGACTAGAAACTGGGCAAGGAAGTGGGCTCTACAGCTGCACTGAGGACAAGTGTGGAGAGTTAGGGCAGGGAGATGATGATGCCTTTGAATAAGAACaccttgacttctttttttttttttttgagacggagtctcgctctgtcgcccaggctggagtgcagtggcgcgatatctgctcactacaagctccgcctccagggttcacgccattctcctgcctcagcctcccgagtagctgggactacaggtgcccgccatccgcccggctagttttttgtatttttagtagagacggggtttcaccttgtagaccaggatggtctcgatctcctgacctcgtgatccacccgtctcggcctcccaaagtgctgggattacaggcttgagccaccgcgcccggccagaacacCTTGACTTCTAATCAAGGGAAACCTAGTCCAGCTGGCCCAGAATATGACTGCCCTTGCGTGGAGCTCTACTACCCTCCATAGCTCCCGCCCAGCTGCGCAAGACATGAACTGTGTGAGTGATTGGCCTTTGCAGTCCAGCTAGGGCTAGTTCAGAATTATTCCCTAGTAAGCTCAACTATGGGGTTTCCAGAAACATAATTTACAAGGTCTGaagttgtttacttttatttaaaaaattggggtttcatataaatgtttttattattttacacagGATAggtaggaattattattattattatttgagacggagtctcgctctgtcgcctgggctggagtgcagcggcccgatctcagctcactgcaagctccgcctcccgggtttacgccattctcagcctcagcctccgaagtagctgggactataggcgcctaccacctcgcccggctagttttttgtattttttagtagagacggggtttcaccctgttagccaggatggtctcgatctcctgacctcgtgatccgcccgtctcggcctcccaaagtgctgggattacaggcttgagccaccgcacccggccggtagGAATTATTTTCGTAATTCTTAGTCTATGGCAAATGTGGATAACGGTAAAAAGAGTCTTCTTATTCTATAGGAGCTTAACAATATGTTTTAGAAGGTAGAATATATTTTCAGTTATGACTAATGAAGGAACTGTTAGTTCCTGAACCCTGGGCGGTGCTGTTCTTCCTCCCACTCTTTCACCCATAGTGATAGACTTCCTGTATTATCCCTTAGGGGTTAGTTACCAAGAAGTTATATGTTGGGTTCAGAGTTAAAAGTGTTCTTTCTTGCCCTACTCGGGGGTTAGAGATAGCAGAACTGTATTTAATAAACGAAGACTGAAATGGGGCCAGGATGCAGTGGGTAGATCCCGTAGCTTACATGGTCCTGAGAGATAGAGACTGTTAGTTCCTTCATTAGTCATTTAGgcaattaggccgggtgcagtggctcatgcctctagtcttggcactttgggaagccgaggcaagtggatcagctgaggtcaggagttcgagaccagcctggctaacgtggcgaaaccccgtctctactaaaaatacaaaaactagccaggcatagtgacaggCACTTATCAcgtcagctactccagaggctgaggcagaaaaatcgcttgaacctcgggggtggtgcagaggttgcagtaagctgagatctggccacttcacatcagcctgggtgaaagagcgaaactccatctcaaaaaaaaaaaaaaaaaaaaagccagcacagtggctcacccctgtaatcccagcactttgggaggctgagatgggcagatcataaggtcaggaggtcaagaccatcctggctaacacagtgaaacccctgtctctactaaaaatacaagaaattaaccgggcgtggtggcgtgcgcctgtaatcccagctgctggggaggctgaggcaggagaatctcttgagcccaggaggcggaggttgcagtgagctgagatcccgccactgcactccagcctgggtgacagaccaacgctccgtctcaaaaaaaaaaaaagaatgctaattGGATTTTCTAGAAATGCAATTggaattcacatttaaaaatggataagGCAACCTATTTTACTtgattctgttccttttttttttttttttttaccccccaagaaagagggtcttgctctgtcacccaggctggagtgtaatggctcaatcatagctcactacagcctcaacctcccacctcagctccttgAGTGCCGgggactataggcaggcaccGTCATGCCTGGTTCCCAACTAGAAATGTTCTGATAgtagaaagtgaaaaagaaaagttggatCAAAAAAAGGAGACAATAGGAGCCTGGAGAAGAGCAGAATAATAATGACAGAAGAGAGGTTAGGAGCCTCTCACTTTGCTGATTCCATTTTGTCTTTGATTAACCTTACAGGCGTAATTCAATGCTGATTGTCAACCTGTTGGCTGTCACTGGTGGCTGCCTTATGGGACTGTGTAAAGTAGCGAAGTCAGTTGAAATGCTGATCCTGGGCCGCTTGGTTATTGGCCTCTTCTGCGGACTCTGCACAGGGTTTGTGCCCATGTACATTGGAGAGATCTCGCCTACTGCCCTGCGGGGTGCCTTTGGCACTCTCAACCAGCTGGGCATCGTGATTGGAATTCTGGTGGCCCAGGTACTCTAGAACTTCTCATACCTGATGAGTGTTAGTTTCATGGATCATTAAAAAAGTTAACGTAGATAAAGCACTGAAGGATATCTGGCACATGTTCAATTATATGTGGAAGTTTTAGATATTGTTACTATAACTC harbors:
- the LOC113223065 gene encoding solute carrier family 2, facilitated glucose transporter member 3, whose amino-acid sequence is MIGSFSVGLFVNRFGRRNSMLIVNLLAVTGGCLMGLCKVAKSVEMLILGRLVIGLFCGLCTGFVPMYIGEISPTALRGAFGTLNQLGIVIGILVAQIFGLEFILGSEELWPLLLGFTILPAILQSATLPFCPESPRFLLINRKEEENAKQILQR